TATTTTATAATTATTTATGCTCAGGTTATCGACAAAGGGTCAGTACGGCGTGAGGGCCATGTTTGAGATAGCGCGGGGGTATCCTGATGAACCCGTTAATATCAAGGTAATCTCGGAAAGGCAGGATGTCTCCCCTCATTACCTTGAGCAGATACTCAACAGGCTGCGACGTTCAGGCCTTATACGGAGTGTTAAAGGCCCCGGCGGCGGGTATCTCCTTACAAACAGACCTGAGGAGATAAGCATCTCGGAGATACTGAGGGAACTTGAAGGCCCGGTTGCCATAACCTCGTGTCTCAATCCTGCGGAGGGGTGCGTGAGGGTTGATAGCTGTGTTACCCACCTCCTGTGGAAGGCGTTGGGAAGACAGATTGAGGAATTTTTAAACACCATAACCCTTGCTGACCTCCTGAGCGGTAAGTCATATGACGATTTTACGCTTATAGCCGGAAAGGGCAAGGGTGCAGTGGCATGAAAAAGGTCAGGTTTGTAGACCATATAACACCTGATGTAACCACTGATATAGTCTACATGATGTGTCCGATGCACTTGCTCAAGCTTGATGAGATGATGGGAAAACTGAAGAGCGGGCAGATACTTGAGCTCCTCACTGACTATGACGGCGCCCTTGAAGACATACCCGATTGGTGTGAAAATACGGGGAATGAATTTATTGGTGTTGATGAGACTGATGATTACTTCAAGTTTTATATCAGAAAAACGGGCTCATAACTAAATGGCCCTGACAGAAGGAGACCATCATGGAGTGTTATTTTGATCATGTAGCAACAACCCCCTTAAGACCAGAGGTGCTGGATGCAATGATGCCCTATTTCAGGGAGGAATTTGGAAACCCGCTGAGCATTTACCCGCTTGGGACTAAAGCCAGAGAAGCGGTTGAAAATGCAAGGGAGCAGGTTGCAGGACTTATAAATGCCAAAAATACCGAGATAATATTTACATCAAACGGCGCAGAGGCCAATAATTTTGCACTCAGGGGCATTGCCTTTGCCCGCCAGCATGAGGGCAAGCATATCATAGTCACAAGGATGGAACACCACTCGATACTTAATTCCGCAAGGTTCCTTGAAAAGATGGGTTTTACGGCAACTTATCTGCCCCCTGATAAATACGGCCTGATAGACCCCGAGGCTGTCAGAAAGGCAATCATTGATGAGACAATAGTAATCTCCGTAATACATGCCAGCCCAGAGGTCGGTACGATCGAACCAATAAGTGAAATAGCCTCCATTGCAAGGGAGAGAAACATTACTCTTCACACCGATGCCGTTGCCTCAATAGGCAACATCCCCGTTGATGTAAAGGAACTCGGCGTAGACCTCCTCAGCATGTCGGCCCATCAGTTCAATGGTCCTAAAGGTGCAGGGGCCCTGTATCTCAGGGAAGGCCAGAGGATTATACCCCTTATCTTCGGCGGCATCCAGGAAGGCGGACGAAGGGCGGGAACTGAAAACGTTCCGGCAATAGCTGGTATGGGCAGGGCTGCAGAGATTTCAAAGGCTGAGTTACCCATGAGGGTTGAAAATATCAGGCAACTGAGGGACAGGCTCATCAAGGGCATCATGAAGCTTGAAGACGTCCATTTTACGGGCCATCCTGAAAGGAGGCTGCCCGGACATGCCAGTTTCTGTGTGGAGTATATAGAAGGGGAAGGAATGCTACTCATGCTTGCAGCAAAAGGGATATACGTTGCAAGCGGCTCGGCATGTACGTCAAAGGCTCTAAAATCCTCACCGGTGCTGCTCTCAATGGGAGTCCCTACACATGTAGCACATGGCTCTGTAGTCTTCACGCTCGGAGCAGACAATACGGAAGAACAGATTGAGTATGCCCTTGAGGAGTTTCCTCAGATAATCAAGAGACTACGAGAACTCTCACCCTTTTCCAAGGGGTGGGGAGAGATTGAGGAGGGTGGAACATGTATTCCAAAGAAGTGATGGATCATTTCATGAATCCAAGAAATGTGGGCGAGATGCCTGATGCAGACGGAGTGGGCTCAGAGGGCAACCCTGTCTGCGGGGACATGATGAAGCTCTTTATCAAGGTGAAAGACAACAGGATCGTGGAAGCAAAATTCCAGACATTTGGCTGCGGTGCCGCCATAGCAGTAAGCAGTATGATAACGGAGATGATAAAGGGCAAGACCCTTGAGGAAGCCATGTCTATATCAAAGGAACAGGTTGCAAGTGCCCTCGGCGGATTACCCCCGCAGAAGATGCACTGCTCCAACCTCGGCGCTGATGCGCTGAGAAAGGCGATAGATGATTACAGACAGAAACAGGGAAAAGGCGAGGAAACCTCGCCACTACCTTAAGAAGGCGGGGAAACCCCGCCACTACCAATAACCTCGTCAGTGAATCAGAAATCATTATAGAAAGCCAGGCAAAGCAATTATTCTTTGCATGACCTGCTGTTTTTCTGTTAGAATATCCGTTAATTATCAATCGTCAATCGTAGATTGTCAATCAATATGGAGAGGTGGCCGAGCGGTTTAAGGCAGCCGCCTGCTAAGCGGTTGTGGGGTTAACACTCTACCGAGGGTTCGAATCCCTCCCTCTCCGCCATAATATGCGAGAAAAGAAGGGCGAGGTAACCTCGCCACTACAACAACCTGTTGAAAAAAAACTGTATCATTAACGGGTCAACGCATGACTGATTATGTTTGCAAGCCCTTCAAGAAGAAATATAAGTGACTCCACATCCAGAAACCTGTCCGCCGAGCTGTCAAAGAGTATTTTGCACGTTGAAGAACCCATAACATCAAGGTCATTATCCTCCTTCCAGTAAAGGATAAGTACCGGAATTTTCGGCAGTGCCTGAAGTCTCCACGCATGGTCTGCTGACTCGGAAGCCGTTTCTTCTGCACCAAGCCGGGACAGCATGGCTCCAGTCCGCACAATATCACGGTCCAGCAACTCTCTCAGGGGTTCCTCACAATCGCGGTGAAAGGATGACGCCTTTACCAGACCGGCTTTGAGCTCTGAAAACGAGACCCATCTGCCTGCAGGCTCACCCCTGCCGCCGGTCCTTATATAGTGCAGCAGGAGTATTT
The Nitrospirota bacterium genome window above contains:
- a CDS encoding DUF3786 domain-containing protein — translated: MNTIDVYKKLPGKNCGQCPEKTCMAFALSLVKGGTDVENCPYLEAAVAEELRGAKGADWRESLIASLREEVSRLDFPLCAGGIGAELVDGSMKISCLGMDFLVSPGGDITTRGYINPWIKILLLHYIRTGGRGEPAGRWVSFSELKAGLVKASSFHRDCEEPLRELLDRDIVRTGAMLSRLGAEETASESADHAWRLQALPKIPVLILYWKEDNDLDVMGSSTCKILFDSSADRFLDVESLIFLLEGLANIISHALTR
- a CDS encoding cysteine desulfurase family protein; this encodes MECYFDHVATTPLRPEVLDAMMPYFREEFGNPLSIYPLGTKAREAVENAREQVAGLINAKNTEIIFTSNGAEANNFALRGIAFARQHEGKHIIVTRMEHHSILNSARFLEKMGFTATYLPPDKYGLIDPEAVRKAIIDETIVISVIHASPEVGTIEPISEIASIARERNITLHTDAVASIGNIPVDVKELGVDLLSMSAHQFNGPKGAGALYLREGQRIIPLIFGGIQEGGRRAGTENVPAIAGMGRAAEISKAELPMRVENIRQLRDRLIKGIMKLEDVHFTGHPERRLPGHASFCVEYIEGEGMLLMLAAKGIYVASGSACTSKALKSSPVLLSMGVPTHVAHGSVVFTLGADNTEEQIEYALEEFPQIIKRLRELSPFSKGWGEIEEGGTCIPKK
- a CDS encoding Rrf2 family transcriptional regulator, which translates into the protein MLRLSTKGQYGVRAMFEIARGYPDEPVNIKVISERQDVSPHYLEQILNRLRRSGLIRSVKGPGGGYLLTNRPEEISISEILRELEGPVAITSCLNPAEGCVRVDSCVTHLLWKALGRQIEEFLNTITLADLLSGKSYDDFTLIAGKGKGAVA
- the nifU gene encoding Fe-S cluster assembly scaffold protein NifU, with protein sequence MYSKEVMDHFMNPRNVGEMPDADGVGSEGNPVCGDMMKLFIKVKDNRIVEAKFQTFGCGAAIAVSSMITEMIKGKTLEEAMSISKEQVASALGGLPPQKMHCSNLGADALRKAIDDYRQKQGKGEETSPLP
- a CDS encoding sulfurtransferase TusA family protein is translated as MKKVRFVDHITPDVTTDIVYMMCPMHLLKLDEMMGKLKSGQILELLTDYDGALEDIPDWCENTGNEFIGVDETDDYFKFYIRKTGS